In the genome of Polaribacter atrinae, one region contains:
- a CDS encoding tetratricopeptide repeat protein — MYYKIILPFLLLFILKVNSQNLDSIFISKKNIVKSIKTDEKKAQFLYDCGEFFYSKNVNKSEYFYREALTLTEGTNSLMEGRVLFKLGFVEKNEGNLSTSLRYFNKAKEIFKDKNDIERLASVYFDIGYVYRYKNQIDVEYDFYKKGLKLSEGGSEILIGKGYLHLGNYYTRLKKLDSSIYFYNKALDVFKKINKDNRIYNVYNNISNTYYKQGRYNKVISIRSLVLKYAKKENNKLLITVNYHNIAAAYRQLKDYKKAKKYLDSAILVAEEENFKLRLSKSYNSISKISYSLKDYKEAFLQQQKYKIYSDSIFKSQLSNTIEEVELKNKHKVEKKNLEILNQEQAFDKKLYLSIILVFLLLGIPGSIS; from the coding sequence ATGTATTACAAAATTATACTACCTTTTTTACTTCTTTTTATTTTAAAAGTCAACTCTCAGAATTTAGATTCTATTTTTATCTCCAAAAAAAACATTGTAAAATCCATTAAAACGGATGAAAAAAAGGCACAATTTTTATATGATTGTGGAGAGTTTTTTTATTCTAAAAATGTTAATAAATCAGAATATTTTTATCGAGAAGCTTTGACCTTAACTGAAGGTACGAATAGTTTAATGGAAGGTAGGGTTTTATTTAAATTAGGTTTTGTAGAGAAAAATGAAGGGAATTTAAGTACAAGTCTCAGGTATTTTAACAAAGCAAAAGAAATATTTAAAGATAAGAATGATATTGAGCGTTTAGCTTCTGTTTATTTTGATATTGGGTATGTATATCGTTATAAAAATCAGATCGACGTAGAGTATGATTTCTATAAAAAAGGATTGAAATTAAGTGAAGGAGGGAGTGAAATACTAATAGGAAAAGGGTATTTACATTTAGGGAATTATTACACTAGATTAAAAAAATTAGATTCGTCAATTTATTTTTATAATAAAGCGCTTGACGTATTTAAGAAAATAAATAAAGATAATAGGATTTATAATGTTTACAATAATATTTCTAATACCTATTACAAACAAGGTAGGTATAATAAAGTAATTAGTATTAGAAGTTTAGTTTTAAAGTATGCCAAAAAGGAAAATAATAAACTACTTATAACGGTAAACTACCATAACATTGCTGCTGCATATAGGCAATTAAAAGATTACAAAAAAGCAAAAAAATATTTAGATTCTGCTATTCTAGTTGCTGAAGAAGAGAATTTTAAGTTACGATTATCAAAATCTTATAATTCAATTTCAAAGATTAGTTATTCATTAAAAGATTATAAAGAAGCATTTCTACAACAACAAAAATATAAGATTTATTCAGATTCTATTTTCAAATCTCAATTATCAAATACAATTGAAGAAGTAGAATTAAAAAATAAGCACAAGGTAGAAAAGAAAAATTTAGAAATATTAAATCAAGAACAAGCTTTCGATAAGAAGTTGTACTTAAGTATCATTCTGGTGTTTTTGTTATTGGGTATTCCTGGCAGTATCTCATAA
- the hemF gene encoding oxygen-dependent coproporphyrinogen oxidase, protein MKDQFYKYIENLQDQITSKLEEVDGKAKFQEDLWVREEGGGGRTRVIENGGVFEKGGVNISKVFGELPEALRKQFKVKEGNFFACGLSLVLHPINPFIPTVHANWRYFEMYDDAGNIVTQWFGGGQDLTPYYLFDEDATHFHQTCKTACDKHHPEFYPKFKKVCDEYFWNAHRNEARGIGGLFFDYQKETEEFSIEDRYNFVTEIGNSFLESYVPIVEKRKEIEFTRAQKDWQEIRRGRYVEFNLVHDRGTLFGLKTNGRIESILMSLPPIVQWKYNHQPAKNSEEERLIKVLENPKDWIL, encoded by the coding sequence ATGAAAGATCAGTTTTATAAATATATAGAAAACTTACAAGACCAAATTACTTCTAAATTAGAAGAAGTAGATGGTAAAGCTAAATTTCAAGAAGACCTTTGGGTAAGAGAAGAAGGCGGTGGCGGTAGAACTCGTGTTATAGAAAATGGAGGCGTTTTTGAAAAAGGTGGTGTAAATATTTCTAAAGTTTTTGGCGAATTACCAGAAGCATTAAGAAAGCAATTTAAAGTAAAAGAAGGAAACTTCTTTGCTTGTGGATTAAGTTTAGTATTGCATCCAATAAATCCTTTTATACCAACTGTACATGCAAATTGGCGTTATTTTGAAATGTATGACGACGCTGGTAACATTGTAACACAATGGTTTGGTGGCGGACAAGATTTAACGCCCTATTATTTATTTGATGAAGATGCAACTCATTTTCATCAAACATGTAAAACAGCCTGCGATAAGCATCATCCAGAGTTTTATCCGAAGTTTAAAAAAGTATGTGATGAGTATTTTTGGAATGCTCACAGAAATGAAGCTCGTGGAATTGGTGGTCTATTTTTCGATTATCAAAAGGAAACAGAAGAATTTTCTATAGAAGATAGATACAATTTTGTGACAGAAATAGGGAATAGTTTCTTAGAAAGCTATGTGCCTATTGTAGAAAAAAGAAAAGAAATAGAATTTACAAGAGCACAAAAAGATTGGCAAGAAATAAGAAGAGGTCGTTATGTAGAGTTTAATTTGGTACATGATAGAGGTACTCTTTTTGGTTTAAAAACCAACGGACGAATAGAAAGTATTCTAATGAGTTTGCCGCCAATTGTTCAATGGAAATACAATCATCAACCAGCAAAAAACTCAGAAGAAGAAAGATTGATTAAAGTATTAGAGAATCCTAAAGATTGGATTTTATAG
- a CDS encoding IS256 family transposase — translation MKPEDLLNEDFLKQFKNAPELTSFLEQLHKRGIEKLLEGELDAHLDYDKHKKSKAANLRNGYTKKKLKSVLGETEIQVPRDRDSSFNPLIVKKRESTTEGIENIIISLYAKGMSNSDIEEQIRELYDFNISTSTISRITDKITEDVIAWRNRPLEATYLIVWMDGIVFKVRENSKVINKTIYIAVGLRTDGKKEVLGLWLGKNESSAFWMSVLTDIKARGTQDILITATDNLNGFTDTIKTIFPKSTTQICVVHQIRNSCRYVVWKDKKEFTRDMKQIYTAPTKEAAKAALNDFKTKWDSKYSYAIKSWENNWDELTVFFDFPIEIRTIIYTTNLIENLNGKIRKYTKNKLSFPTDEAVMKSVFLALRESTKKWTMPIRNWGVILNQFLAIFENRIKL, via the coding sequence ATGAAACCAGAAGATTTATTAAACGAAGACTTTTTAAAACAATTCAAGAATGCACCAGAGCTAACATCCTTTTTAGAACAGTTGCACAAACGTGGTATTGAGAAGTTACTAGAAGGGGAACTAGATGCCCATTTAGACTACGATAAGCACAAAAAAAGTAAAGCAGCCAACCTTCGAAATGGTTACACTAAAAAGAAATTAAAATCCGTTTTAGGAGAAACAGAGATTCAAGTTCCTCGAGACCGTGATAGTTCTTTTAATCCTTTAATTGTAAAGAAAAGAGAAAGTACAACAGAAGGCATCGAAAATATTATTATATCGCTTTATGCCAAAGGCATGAGTAACAGTGATATTGAAGAACAAATACGTGAGCTGTACGATTTTAATATTTCTACATCCACTATTTCAAGGATTACAGATAAGATTACAGAAGATGTTATTGCTTGGCGGAACAGGCCTTTGGAGGCCACTTACCTAATTGTTTGGATGGATGGCATCGTATTTAAAGTTAGGGAAAACTCTAAAGTCATAAACAAGACTATTTATATTGCAGTAGGCCTGAGAACAGATGGCAAAAAGGAAGTCCTAGGATTATGGTTAGGTAAAAATGAATCTTCAGCCTTTTGGATGAGTGTTTTAACCGATATTAAAGCTCGAGGAACTCAAGATATACTTATCACAGCTACCGATAATTTAAATGGATTTACGGATACTATTAAAACTATTTTTCCGAAATCAACGACTCAAATTTGTGTTGTGCATCAAATAAGAAATTCGTGTCGTTACGTGGTCTGGAAGGACAAAAAGGAATTTACTCGTGACATGAAGCAAATCTATACTGCTCCTACAAAAGAAGCTGCCAAAGCTGCTTTAAATGACTTCAAAACTAAATGGGATTCTAAATATTCTTACGCCATTAAAAGTTGGGAAAATAATTGGGATGAGCTTACAGTATTCTTTGATTTTCCTATTGAAATAAGAACCATAATCTACACCACAAATCTTATAGAAAACCTAAATGGAAAGATACGGAAATACACAAAAAACAAACTCTCGTTTCCAACCGATGAAGCAGTTATGAAATCCGTGTTTTTAGCTTTGAGAGAAAGCACTAAAAAATGGACCATGCCAATCAGAAATTGGGGAGTGATACTAAATCAATTTTTAGCTATATTTGAAAACAGGATTAAGTTATAA
- a CDS encoding 5-carboxymethyl-2-hydroxymuconate Delta-isomerase encodes MPHFILDCSENILELREPRKILEAVFETAFSTGLFDRDDIKVRLNPFKHSLVQSESADFIHVFGNIMEGRTGEQKSDLSYAIVATLTTLFPKVPVISMNIRDFEANTYCNKSMI; translated from the coding sequence ATGCCACATTTTATTTTAGATTGTTCAGAAAACATTTTAGAATTACGAGAACCAAGAAAAATTTTAGAAGCCGTTTTTGAAACGGCTTTTTCTACAGGTTTATTTGATAGAGATGATATTAAAGTACGCTTAAACCCGTTTAAACACTCTTTAGTACAAAGTGAATCAGCAGATTTTATTCATGTTTTTGGTAACATAATGGAAGGACGAACTGGAGAACAAAAATCAGATCTTTCATACGCAATTGTAGCAACTTTAACTACATTGTTTCCTAAAGTGCCAGTTATTTCTATGAATATAAGAGATTTTGAAGCAAATACTTACTGTAATAAATCTATGATTTAG
- a CDS encoding AsmA-like C-terminal region-containing protein produces MTNTEKKKKSLVSKTLKWGSITAFVLIIAVISIPFLFKDKIVVMVTNTINNNVNATVTFKDADLSLLKNFPLISLTVNDVVVANKAPFVGDTLFNTKELSLSLKLTELFKNATETLSIKSIVTKEGDINIIFDKDGNGNFDIAKASEETATTSNNSSFSLNIEDYELADINFNYLDRSTNTKMSLDSIYHSGEGNFAEDIFNLDTQTTGYLSLDLDQTNYLSKVKISLDAVLGIDLKNSKYTFKENTGYINQLPLEFDGFVQLAEENQLYDLQFKTPTSSFKNALALLPKQYAGNLESIKTEGNFEVKGVVKGTLSDNTIPAFDIEIISKNALFKYADLPKSVTNINIDTKIVNKTGLVKDTYVSIDQFNFKIDEDTFSANGNLKNITTNPYINLTAKGTINLANIGKVYPAPLEKALAGVLKADITTNFDMNSVEKGNYQNIKNAGEVTVTDFKYEGTDVANPFFISKTKVTFNTNTIKLNEFDAKTGTSDLSIKGNLDNFYGFIFKNDVLKGNFTLNSNNLKVADFIAADTTTKPTTETKETTSSPLKIPAFLDVKFTATAKKVAYDNINLTNVSGDLYIHDETVDLKNLKTDVFGGNIAFEGNVSTKETTPTFKMDLNLSKLNIGESFGALDMLKSIAPIAKAIDGKMNSTITVSGDLNEDMTPNLNTITGDLLGQLLNTKLNTNNSKVLSALSSNVSFLDADKLNLDKITGNFSFKDGKVTVKPIPLKYNDINIEVGGTHGFDQSMDYNLVFDIPVKYLGTDVTNLIAKLTAKDAASIKSIPVNGTLTGSFNSPKFTSNIKDATANLVKDLVEKQKNQLIDQGKDKLKDLIGIDTKKDSTNTETAKDKVTDKVKDVLGGLFGNKKKDE; encoded by the coding sequence ATGACAAACACCGAAAAAAAGAAGAAATCTTTAGTCTCAAAAACACTTAAATGGGGTTCTATAACTGCATTTGTGTTAATAATAGCAGTAATTTCAATTCCTTTTTTGTTTAAAGATAAAATTGTAGTTATGGTAACCAATACCATTAACAACAATGTAAATGCAACGGTAACTTTTAAAGATGCAGACCTTAGTTTGTTAAAAAATTTTCCGTTAATTAGTTTAACCGTAAACGATGTGGTGGTAGCTAATAAAGCTCCATTTGTAGGTGATACTTTATTTAACACAAAAGAATTAAGCTTATCTTTAAAACTAACAGAACTTTTTAAAAACGCTACAGAAACACTTTCTATAAAAAGTATTGTTACAAAAGAAGGCGATATCAATATTATATTTGATAAAGACGGAAATGGCAATTTTGATATTGCAAAAGCATCTGAAGAAACTGCTACAACAAGTAACAATAGTTCTTTTTCTTTAAATATTGAAGATTATGAATTGGCAGACATCAATTTTAATTACTTAGATAGAAGTACCAACACCAAAATGAGTTTAGATAGTATTTACCATTCTGGTGAAGGAAATTTTGCAGAAGATATTTTTAATTTAGATACCCAAACAACCGGTTATTTATCTTTAGATTTAGACCAAACAAACTACTTAAGCAAAGTAAAAATCTCGTTAGACGCCGTACTTGGTATCGATTTAAAAAACAGTAAATACACGTTTAAAGAAAACACAGGTTATATAAATCAATTGCCTTTAGAGTTTGATGGTTTTGTTCAGTTGGCTGAAGAAAACCAACTATATGACCTTCAGTTTAAAACACCTACTTCATCATTTAAGAACGCTTTGGCTTTGCTTCCAAAACAATATGCTGGTAATTTAGAATCTATTAAAACAGAAGGTAATTTTGAAGTAAAAGGAGTGGTAAAAGGAACATTATCAGACAATACAATTCCTGCTTTTGATATCGAAATTATCTCTAAAAATGCCTTGTTTAAATATGCTGATTTGCCAAAATCTGTTACTAATATAAACATCGATACTAAGATTGTAAATAAAACAGGTCTCGTTAAAGATACCTATGTAAGTATTGATCAATTCAACTTTAAAATTGATGAAGATACCTTTTCTGCAAATGGTAATTTAAAAAATATTACAACCAATCCGTATATTAATTTAACAGCAAAAGGAACCATCAATTTAGCTAATATTGGTAAAGTATATCCGGCTCCTTTAGAAAAAGCCTTAGCAGGTGTTTTAAAGGCAGATATTACAACAAACTTCGATATGAATTCTGTTGAAAAAGGCAATTATCAGAATATTAAAAATGCTGGAGAAGTTACGGTTACAGATTTTAAATATGAAGGAACAGATGTTGCGAATCCTTTTTTTATCAGTAAAACCAAAGTAACCTTTAACACCAACACTATTAAACTGAATGAGTTTGATGCAAAAACAGGAACTTCAGATCTATCTATAAAAGGAAACCTAGACAATTTTTATGGTTTTATATTTAAAAATGATGTGCTAAAAGGAAACTTTACTTTAAACTCTAACAATCTTAAAGTAGCCGATTTTATTGCTGCAGATACTACTACAAAACCAACTACAGAAACAAAAGAAACGACTTCTTCTCCTTTAAAAATACCTGCTTTTTTAGATGTTAAATTTACAGCAACTGCTAAAAAAGTAGCCTATGACAATATAAATTTAACCAATGTTTCTGGTGATCTTTATATACATGATGAAACGGTAGATTTAAAAAACCTAAAAACAGATGTGTTTGGAGGTAATATTGCTTTTGAAGGTAATGTTTCTACTAAAGAAACAACTCCTACATTTAAAATGGATTTAAATCTATCTAAATTAAATATTGGTGAATCTTTTGGAGCGTTAGATATGTTAAAGTCTATTGCTCCAATAGCAAAAGCCATAGATGGTAAAATGAATTCTACGATTACTGTTTCGGGAGATTTAAATGAAGATATGACTCCGAATTTAAACACTATTACTGGAGATTTGTTAGGGCAGTTATTAAACACAAAATTAAATACAAACAACTCTAAAGTGTTGTCTGCATTAAGTAGTAATGTTAGTTTTTTAGATGCTGATAAACTAAATTTAGATAAAATAACAGGGAACTTTTCTTTTAAAGATGGTAAAGTTACTGTAAAACCAATTCCTTTAAAATACAACGATATCAACATAGAAGTTGGTGGTACACATGGTTTTGATCAATCTATGGATTACAACCTTGTTTTTGATATTCCTGTTAAATATTTAGGAACCGATGTAACAAACTTAATCGCTAAATTAACAGCTAAAGACGCAGCTAGTATTAAAAGTATTCCTGTAAACGGAACATTAACAGGTAGCTTTAATAGTCCTAAATTTACTTCTAATATTAAAGATGCTACTGCTAACTTGGTAAAAGATTTAGTTGAAAAACAAAAGAATCAATTAATAGATCAAGGAAAAGATAAATTGAAAGACCTAATTGGTATTGACACTAAAAAAGATTCTACCAATACTGAAACTGCAAAAGATAAGGTAACCGATAAAGTGAAAGATGTATTAGGAGGTCTTTTTGGAAATAAAAAGAAAGACGAATAA
- a CDS encoding CCC motif membrane protein: protein MEKQNLPNASTSLVLGILSLVTCICYGVIGLPLGIIALVLANKAIKEYNLNPEEYNSVGNATAGKITGIIGIVLNVTYLLVIGWILYMIGTDALQDPALLEQRINNIFGQ from the coding sequence ATGGAAAAACAAAATTTACCCAATGCGAGCACTTCTTTAGTACTTGGTATTTTATCTTTAGTAACTTGTATTTGTTACGGAGTTATAGGACTGCCTTTAGGTATTATCGCTTTAGTTTTAGCTAACAAGGCCATTAAAGAATACAACTTAAACCCAGAAGAGTACAATAGTGTTGGTAATGCTACAGCTGGTAAAATAACAGGGATAATTGGTATCGTATTAAATGTTACTTATTTATTAGTAATTGGATGGATCTTATATATGATTGGTACAGATGCATTACAAGACCCAGCTCTATTAGAACAAAGAATCAATAATATATTTGGGCAATAA
- a CDS encoding YbaB/EbfC family nucleoid-associated protein encodes MLGDLSGMMNKLKEAQQKVEETKTRLNTVLVDEVAADGKLKITLTANREIKSISIDDSLLADAEELEDYLILALNKAIEKATKINEAEMAVAAKSGMPNIPGMDMFK; translated from the coding sequence ATGTTAGGAGACTTATCAGGAATGATGAATAAGCTTAAAGAAGCTCAACAAAAAGTAGAAGAAACAAAAACTAGATTGAATACTGTTTTAGTTGATGAAGTAGCTGCAGATGGAAAACTAAAAATCACTTTAACAGCAAACAGAGAAATCAAATCTATTTCTATTGATGACTCTTTACTTGCCGACGCAGAAGAATTAGAAGATTATTTAATTCTTGCTTTAAACAAAGCAATAGAAAAAGCCACTAAAATTAATGAAGCAGAAATGGCGGTTGCTGCTAAAAGCGGAATGCCCAACATACCAGGAATGGACATGTTTAAATAA
- a CDS encoding DUF2752 domain-containing protein, with amino-acid sequence MFLSTNDYLLPCLNKSLFGVDCLGCGIQRAFILLIKGDFIAAFKMYPAIYTLLLFGLFLLITYKLRFKNKQKIMISFTTINVLVIVISYCIKMKPLFTL; translated from the coding sequence ATGTTTTTAAGTACAAATGATTACTTACTACCTTGTTTAAACAAATCTCTTTTTGGAGTAGATTGTTTAGGTTGCGGAATTCAAAGAGCTTTTATTTTGCTTATAAAAGGAGACTTTATAGCTGCTTTTAAAATGTATCCTGCAATTTATACGTTACTTTTATTTGGTCTTTTTTTATTGATTACCTATAAACTTAGATTTAAAAACAAACAGAAAATAATGATATCATTTACTACCATAAACGTGCTTGTTATTGTAATTAGTTATTGTATTAAAATGAAACCTTTATTTACACTTTAA
- a CDS encoding EI24 domain-containing protein, whose product MIKNILSGITAYSGVFGLISKLKLWKYFAVPVLISILTATIIGFTAYGLSDNIGSFLAKIWIWDWGKETFTTITSVIGAIFVLVIGLILYKHIILALSAPFMSAVSEKIEIHINGDLEHKHRKTSFQEQLWRGIRINIRNLGKELLITIPILLLKFIPVVNIFSTILLFLVQAYYAGFGNMDYTLERHFNYKDSINFVGKNKGISIGNGIVFMLCLLIPVIGIIIVLPLSVTAASVKTVALLNKENERSVL is encoded by the coding sequence ATGATTAAAAATATACTTTCAGGAATAACAGCATATTCTGGTGTTTTTGGTTTAATATCTAAACTTAAACTATGGAAATACTTTGCAGTTCCGGTATTAATTAGCATTTTAACAGCAACTATTATTGGTTTTACAGCTTATGGATTATCCGATAATATTGGTAGTTTTTTAGCCAAAATATGGATTTGGGATTGGGGAAAAGAAACATTTACAACCATAACCTCTGTTATAGGTGCCATCTTTGTTTTAGTAATAGGCTTAATCTTATATAAGCATATTATTTTAGCATTATCTGCGCCATTTATGAGTGCCGTTTCAGAGAAAATTGAAATTCATATTAATGGAGATTTAGAACACAAGCACAGAAAAACTAGTTTTCAAGAACAATTATGGCGAGGAATAAGAATTAATATCAGAAATTTAGGGAAAGAATTATTGATTACAATCCCCATTTTATTACTTAAATTTATTCCTGTTGTAAATATCTTTTCTACTATTTTATTATTTTTAGTACAAGCATATTATGCAGGTTTTGGTAATATGGATTACACTTTAGAAAGACACTTTAATTATAAAGACAGTATTAATTTTGTAGGGAAAAATAAAGGTATTTCTATTGGTAACGGAATTGTTTTTATGCTGTGTTTATTAATTCCGGTTATTGGAATCATTATTGTTTTACCACTTTCTGTAACTGCTGCATCAGTAAAAACAGTAGCCTTATTAAATAAAGAAAATGAAAGATCAGTTTTATAA
- a CDS encoding IS3 family transposase (programmed frameshift) produces the protein MAKRYDNELKVTIVELLQSGIKAKQISEDYVVAPSLISRWKKDYEAKSGDFSKKRELTKEEQELKALRKELRDVKMERDIFKKGSKHLFQERPIKYQFILSNETDFVVEKMCKYMRVSKNAYYNWRKNRGLVRAKNSVILLKERIKAIFEDSKEIYGSCRIQKMLEREDLNYCRSYIAILMKEMGLKSVLRRKFVNTTDSKHSFPLAKNELDREFSSSIIGEKWVSDITYIRVNNSWNYLTTIIDLADRKVVGWALSEDMTVQNTVLKAWVHARRTRDISNNFIFHSDRGVQYSANTMTNIFSFNSNITQSMSRKGNCWDNAVAESFFKTIKHEWLYRFKFKSYLQLFDKVSQYITWYNTKRIHSSLDYLTPLEMELKLKRIINNAA, from the exons ATGGCAAAAAGATACGATAACGAATTAAAGGTTACAATAGTAGAACTATTGCAATCAGGAATCAAGGCAAAACAAATTAGCGAGGACTATGTTGTTGCTCCCAGCCTTATAAGTCGTTGGAAAAAGGATTATGAGGCTAAATCTGGAGACTTTTCCAAGAAAAGGGAACTTACTAAAGAAGAGCAAGAACTTAAAGCGCTGCGTAAAGAATTACGTGATGTGAAAATGGAACGTGATATTT TTAAAAAAGGCAGTAAGCATCTTTTCCAAGAGCGACCAATAAAATATCAATTCATATTATCAAATGAAACAGATTTTGTGGTTGAGAAGATGTGTAAATATATGCGGGTCAGTAAAAATGCATATTACAATTGGCGTAAGAACAGGGGGTTAGTAAGAGCTAAAAACTCCGTAATACTCCTAAAAGAAAGGATTAAGGCAATTTTTGAAGACAGTAAAGAGATTTATGGAAGCTGCAGAATACAAAAAATGTTAGAACGAGAAGACCTGAATTATTGCCGTTCTTATATCGCAATATTGATGAAAGAAATGGGACTAAAAAGTGTTTTAAGAAGAAAGTTTGTAAACACAACAGATTCCAAGCATAGCTTTCCATTGGCTAAAAATGAACTGGATAGAGAATTTTCAAGTTCAATAATAGGAGAAAAATGGGTGTCAGATATTACTTATATTAGGGTAAATAACAGCTGGAATTACCTAACAACTATTATAGATTTAGCTGACAGAAAAGTAGTAGGATGGGCGTTAAGTGAAGACATGACGGTTCAAAATACAGTACTAAAAGCCTGGGTTCATGCTAGAAGAACAAGAGATATTTCAAATAACTTCATATTTCATTCTGACAGAGGGGTTCAATATTCAGCTAATACAATGACTAATATCTTTTCTTTCAATAGCAATATAACACAATCCATGAGCAGGAAAGGGAACTGTTGGGATAATGCAGTAGCGGAAAGCTTTTTCAAGACTATTAAACACGAATGGCTGTATCGCTTTAAATTTAAATCTTACTTGCAATTATTTGACAAAGTAAGCCAATACATTACTTGGTATAACACAAAGAGAATTCATTCAAGCCTGGATTATTTAACACCATTAGAAATGGAACTAAAACTAAAACGAATTATCAACAATGCGGCCTAA